The Phacochoerus africanus isolate WHEZ1 chromosome 9, ROS_Pafr_v1, whole genome shotgun sequence genomic sequence CCGGGCCGCCTACCCGAGCCTCCCGCCCGTACCAGGTCGAGCCGCCGGGGCCCCGAGGAGCCTCCGCAGCCGCTGCCGCAGCGGCGCTTTCCGCGTCGTGGGCCCGGCTGCCCCGGGCGTCTCTGCCGGGGGGCTCCCAGCCCGACCCGCGGCCCGCCTCGCCCCATCCGCAGCCGCTGGGTTCCCGCGAGCCTGCGGGCCTCCCGGGCGCAGCTCCCCGCCGACCGGCGGGCACCGCGGCCGCGGAGGAACGCCTGACAGCTCGCAGTGCTGCTGCCTCTCCGGCCATCTTGTGCCGTGTGTGTGGTGTCTCTCTCCCGTCTCCTCTCTCGGCtttactccctcctcctcctccccctccccacacaccacACAACATGGCCTCTtcgctgcggcggcggcggctgcggcggcggcggcagcggcggcggcagctccGCCGCGCTCCtgcccgctcccctcccccattcttccCCGCCTCCCGCCCGCAGCCCCAGGTTCCAGCGAGCATGCGCACCACTGCCCGCCCGTCAAGGCGATTGGCTC encodes the following:
- the LOC125135393 gene encoding spidroin-2-like → MAGEAAALRAVRRSSAAAVPAGRRGAAPGRPAGSREPSGCGWGEAGRGSGWEPPGRDARGSRAHDAESAAAAAAAEAPRGPGGSTWYGREARVGGPARDSGVSDQGVPTAALGPGNLQD